A stretch of Paracoccus sp. MA DNA encodes these proteins:
- a CDS encoding DUF6280 family protein, with protein sequence MRDFVDGSAFNFEQGQRARKLFAAVVLAALDDAIADDKKYGNGPDQIARWARSRDGREVLSCAGIDPNERVVKGLMEFVAKGVRTSVALSREESERRHAAEEADAA encoded by the coding sequence ATGCGCGATTTCGTGGATGGCTCGGCTTTCAATTTTGAACAGGGACAGCGGGCCCGCAAGCTTTTTGCTGCCGTTGTGCTGGCTGCGCTGGACGATGCGATCGCCGATGACAAAAAATACGGCAACGGGCCCGATCAGATTGCACGTTGGGCACGCTCGCGCGATGGGCGCGAGGTTCTGTCCTGCGCCGGCATCGACCCGAACGAGCGCGTCGTGAAGGGGCTGATGGAATTCGTGGCCAAGGGCGTGCGCACCTCGGTCGCGCTGTCGCGCGAGGAAAGCGAGCGCCGCCACGCCGCGGAAGAGGCCGACGCGGCGTAA
- the efp gene encoding elongation factor P, giving the protein MAKINGNEIKPGFVLDHDGGLWAAVKVNHVKPGKGGAFAQVELKNLRDGRKLNERFRSEDKVDHVHLETKDQQFLYESDGKLVFMDSETFEQTELDADLLGDRRPFLQDGMVAAVEYYGDEALSLRLPQKVVCRVAETEPVLNGQTAAKSFKPAILDNGLRIMIPPFVGADEDIVVNTELFEYSERA; this is encoded by the coding sequence ATGGCCAAGATCAATGGCAATGAAATCAAGCCCGGCTTCGTGCTGGACCATGACGGCGGTCTCTGGGCGGCGGTCAAGGTGAACCACGTCAAGCCCGGCAAGGGCGGCGCCTTCGCCCAGGTCGAGCTGAAGAACCTGCGCGACGGGCGCAAGCTGAATGAACGCTTCCGCTCGGAGGACAAGGTCGACCACGTCCATCTGGAAACCAAGGACCAGCAATTCCTGTATGAATCCGACGGCAAGCTGGTGTTCATGGACAGCGAGACCTTCGAGCAGACCGAGCTGGACGCCGACCTGCTGGGCGACCGCCGCCCCTTCCTGCAGGACGGCATGGTCGCGGCGGTGGAATATTACGGCGACGAGGCGCTGTCCCTGCGCCTGCCGCAGAAGGTGGTCTGCCGCGTGGCCGAGACCGAGCCGGTGCTGAACGGCCAGACCGCCGCGAAAAGCTTCAAGCCGGCGATCCTCGACAACGGGCTGCGCATCATGATCCCGCCCTTCGTCGGCGCGGACGAGGATATCGTCGTCAATACCGAGCTTTTCGAGTATTCCGAGCGCGCCTGA
- the chvE gene encoding multiple monosaccharide ABC transporter substrate-binding protein, giving the protein MPNLRKYALALASAATLSLPGLAAAEGTVGISMPTKTSARWIDDGNNMVKQFQDAGYQTDLQYADDDIPNQLAQIENMITKGVDVLVIAAIDGTTLSNALANAKAADIKVIAYDRLIRDTPDIDYYATFDNFKVGVEQATTLVEGLKERFPEVKPWNVELFGGSPDDNNAYFFYDGAMSVIQPLIDDGSVVIPSGQMGMDKVGTLRWDPATAQARMDNILSANYTDKQVNGVLSPYDGLSIGILSSLKGVGYGSGDLAMPIVTGQDAEVQSVKSILAGEQYSTIFKDTRELAKVTVGMVDAMMKGEEPEVNDTESYDNGVKVVPSYLLEPVAVTEKNLQEVLVGSGYYTEDQLK; this is encoded by the coding sequence ATGCCGAACCTCAGGAAATACGCCCTGGCTCTGGCCTCGGCGGCGACGCTTTCGCTGCCCGGCCTCGCCGCGGCCGAGGGCACGGTCGGGATCTCGATGCCGACCAAGACCTCGGCGCGCTGGATCGACGACGGCAACAACATGGTCAAGCAGTTCCAGGACGCGGGCTACCAGACCGACCTGCAATATGCCGACGACGACATCCCGAACCAGCTGGCGCAGATCGAGAACATGATCACCAAGGGCGTCGACGTGCTGGTGATCGCCGCCATCGACGGCACCACGCTGTCCAACGCCCTGGCCAATGCCAAGGCCGCCGACATCAAGGTCATCGCCTATGACCGGCTGATCCGCGACACGCCCGATATCGACTATTACGCCACCTTCGACAATTTCAAGGTCGGGGTCGAGCAGGCCACCACCCTGGTCGAGGGGCTGAAGGAACGCTTCCCGGAGGTGAAGCCCTGGAACGTCGAGCTGTTCGGCGGCAGCCCCGACGACAACAACGCCTATTTCTTCTACGACGGCGCCATGTCGGTGATCCAGCCGCTGATCGACGACGGCTCGGTGGTGATCCCCTCGGGCCAGATGGGCATGGACAAGGTCGGCACGCTGCGCTGGGATCCGGCCACGGCGCAGGCGCGCATGGACAACATCCTGTCGGCCAACTACACCGACAAGCAGGTGAACGGGGTGCTGTCGCCCTATGACGGGCTGTCGATCGGTATCCTGTCGTCGCTGAAGGGCGTCGGCTACGGCTCGGGCGACCTGGCCATGCCCATCGTCACCGGCCAGGACGCCGAGGTGCAGTCGGTCAAGTCGATCCTGGCGGGCGAGCAGTATTCGACCATCTTCAAGGACACCCGCGAACTCGCCAAGGTCACCGTCGGCATGGTCGATGCGATGATGAAGGGCGAGGAGCCCGAGGTGAACGACACCGAAAGCTATGACAACGGCGTCAAGGTGGTGCCCAGCTACCTTCTGGAACCCGTCGCAGTCACCGAGAAAAACCTGCAAGAGGTTCTGGTCGGCTCGGGCTACTATACCGAAGACCAGCTCAAGTGA
- a CDS encoding RidA family protein, translating to MSIETKLAELGITLPDAPAPAANYVPYVITGNLLFVSGQISPAKGRLGADLAVEEGAEAARGCGLALLAQARAALGSLDRVVRVVKLTGFVNSTAEFTDQPEVINGCSNLMVEVFGDKGRHARAAVSAPALPRGVAVEVEAIFEFA from the coding sequence ATGTCCATCGAGACGAAACTGGCAGAGCTGGGGATCACGCTGCCCGACGCGCCGGCCCCGGCGGCGAATTACGTGCCCTATGTGATCACGGGCAACCTGCTGTTCGTTTCGGGCCAGATCAGCCCGGCCAAGGGCCGCCTGGGCGCCGACCTGGCGGTCGAGGAGGGGGCCGAGGCGGCGCGCGGCTGCGGCCTGGCGCTCTTGGCGCAGGCGCGGGCGGCGCTGGGGTCGCTGGACCGGGTGGTGCGGGTGGTCAAGCTGACCGGCTTCGTCAACTCGACGGCCGAATTCACCGACCAGCCCGAGGTGATCAACGGCTGCTCGAACCTGATGGTCGAGGTCTTCGGCGACAAGGGCCGCCATGCCCGCGCCGCCGTCTCGGCCCCGGCCCTGCCGCGCGGCGTCGCGGTCGAGGTCGAGGCGATCTTCGAGTTCGCCTGA
- a CDS encoding YbjN domain-containing protein, with amino-acid sequence MRTLVPLVLAALMQVPAAQAQVVGDPEAILLMMQDFGLPATLSTDAVGDPLIESRIDGTRFSVYFYHCEKLCAAIQFSAGFDLDEPMSEAMANRWNREKRFGKVYLDETGDPFVEMDIGVAEDGIGRKNFDDALDTWRIVLSDFRDFIDW; translated from the coding sequence ATGCGAACCCTGGTTCCCCTTGTGCTGGCGGCGCTGATGCAGGTGCCCGCCGCGCAAGCGCAGGTCGTGGGCGACCCCGAGGCGATCCTGCTGATGATGCAGGATTTCGGCCTGCCCGCGACGCTTTCGACCGATGCGGTGGGCGACCCGCTGATCGAAAGCCGCATCGACGGCACCAGGTTCTCGGTCTATTTCTACCATTGCGAAAAGCTCTGCGCCGCGATCCAGTTCTCGGCCGGCTTCGACCTGGACGAGCCGATGTCCGAGGCAATGGCCAATCGCTGGAACCGAGAAAAGCGTTTCGGCAAGGTCTATCTGGACGAGACCGGCGACCCTTTCGTGGAAATGGATATCGGGGTTGCGGAGGACGGCATCGGACGCAAGAATTTCGACGATGCGCTGGACACCTGGCGCATCGTGCTGAGCGATTTCCGCGACTTCATCGACTGGTAG
- the mmsA gene encoding multiple monosaccharide ABC transporter ATP-binding protein: MDAILEMRGITKEFPGVKALDNVNMTVRRGEIRALVGENGAGKSTLMKVLSGVYPHGSYQGEILYDGQPMAFRDIKDSEDRGIVIIHQELALVPQMSIAENIFLGNEIATRGVIDRRETNRRTAELLAQVGLRESPETRVGELGMGKQQLIEIAKALSKKVDLLILDEPTSSLNENDSDALLRLLAGFRDRGMTAILISHKLNEISQVCDSITVLRDGATVAHHDGMVEESRIIRDMVGRAMNDRYPPREPRVGEVVMQVRDWTVADPAREGRLLVNRASFELRRGEVLGIAGLMGAGRTELAMSLFGRSMGDWKSGSVSIHGKPVDLSTVPRAIKAGLAYVTEDRKSLGLVLDDTIRRNIPLANLAGISTRGVVDRAREGAVARDYRSRINIRSPSVEQKTVNLSGGNQQKVVLAKWLFAEPEILILDEPTRGIDVGAKYEIYTIIRDLAAAGKSIIVISSEMPELLGITDRILVMNEGRLVGEMPTAEATQERIMQVIIRSGHDLTDETVTPEEIEAESAHV, from the coding sequence ATGGACGCCATTCTGGAAATGCGGGGGATCACCAAGGAATTCCCCGGGGTCAAGGCACTCGACAATGTCAACATGACCGTGCGGCGCGGCGAGATCCGCGCCCTGGTGGGCGAGAACGGCGCCGGCAAGTCCACGCTGATGAAAGTGCTGTCGGGGGTCTATCCGCATGGCAGCTATCAGGGCGAAATCCTCTATGACGGCCAGCCCATGGCCTTCCGCGACATCAAGGACAGCGAGGATCGCGGCATCGTCATCATCCATCAGGAGCTGGCGCTGGTGCCGCAGATGTCCATCGCCGAAAACATCTTCCTGGGCAACGAGATCGCGACCCGCGGCGTCATCGACCGGCGCGAGACCAACCGCCGCACCGCCGAACTGCTGGCCCAGGTCGGCCTGCGCGAAAGCCCCGAGACCCGCGTCGGCGAGCTTGGCATGGGCAAACAGCAGCTGATCGAGATCGCCAAGGCGCTGTCGAAAAAGGTCGACCTGCTGATCCTGGACGAGCCGACCTCGTCCCTGAACGAAAACGACAGCGACGCGCTTCTGCGCCTGCTGGCCGGTTTCCGTGACCGGGGCATGACGGCGATCCTGATCTCGCACAAGCTCAATGAAATCAGCCAGGTCTGCGACAGCATCACCGTGCTGCGCGACGGCGCCACCGTGGCCCATCACGACGGCATGGTCGAGGAATCGCGCATCATCCGCGACATGGTCGGCCGCGCGATGAACGACCGCTATCCCCCGCGCGAGCCCAGGGTCGGCGAGGTGGTGATGCAGGTCAGGGACTGGACCGTCGCCGACCCGGCGCGCGAGGGACGGCTTCTGGTCAACCGCGCCAGTTTCGAGCTGCGGCGCGGCGAGGTGCTGGGCATCGCCGGGCTGATGGGCGCCGGCCGCACCGAACTGGCGATGAGCCTGTTCGGCCGCTCGATGGGCGACTGGAAGTCCGGCTCGGTCAGCATCCACGGCAAGCCGGTCGACCTCTCCACCGTGCCGCGCGCCATCAAGGCCGGGCTGGCCTATGTGACCGAGGACCGCAAGTCGCTGGGCCTGGTGCTCGACGACACGATCCGCCGCAACATCCCGCTGGCGAACCTGGCCGGCATCTCGACCCGCGGCGTGGTGGACCGCGCGCGCGAGGGGGCGGTGGCGCGCGATTACCGGAGCCGCATCAACATCCGCTCGCCCTCGGTCGAGCAGAAGACCGTCAACCTCTCGGGCGGCAACCAGCAGAAGGTGGTGCTGGCGAAATGGCTGTTCGCCGAGCCCGAGATCCTGATCCTGGACGAGCCGACGCGCGGCATCGACGTCGGCGCGAAATACGAGATCTATACCATCATCCGCGACCTCGCCGCCGCCGGAAAGTCGATCATCGTGATCTCCTCGGAAATGCCCGAGCTTCTGGGCATCACCGACCGCATCCTGGTGATGAACGAGGGCCGGCTGGTCGGCGAGATGCCGACGGCCGAGGCCACGCAGGAGCGCATCATGCAGGTCATCATCCGCTCGGGCCACGACCTGACCGACGAAACCGTCACCCCCGAGGAAATCGAGGCAGAGTCCGCCCATGTCTGA
- a CDS encoding CidA/LrgA family protein — MIPALAIILVFQLIGEVATRSLGLLLPGPVLGLLLLVLSCSLRPALAEMLRPVVTGILGHLSLFFVPAGVGVVAHLGQFRSDGLAVALALTVSTALAIAAGALVFRAVVRWTGGVEE; from the coding sequence ATGATTCCCGCGCTTGCCATCATCCTGGTCTTCCAGCTCATCGGCGAGGTTGCCACCCGCAGCCTGGGCCTGCTGCTGCCCGGCCCGGTGCTGGGGCTGCTGCTGCTGGTGCTGTCCTGCAGCCTGCGCCCGGCGCTGGCCGAGATGCTGCGCCCGGTGGTCACCGGCATCCTGGGCCATCTGTCGCTGTTCTTCGTGCCGGCGGGCGTCGGCGTGGTGGCGCATCTGGGCCAGTTCCGCAGCGACGGGCTGGCGGTGGCGCTGGCGCTGACCGTCTCGACCGCGCTGGCCATCGCGGCGGGGGCGCTGGTGTTCCGCGCGGTGGTGCGCTGGACGGGCGGGGTCGAGGAATGA
- a CDS encoding LrgB family protein, with protein MTDAALIWSYLTQGPLLWLTATLIAYWLGDSFFRAMGRQSWANPVLCAVILLACVLGLTGTSYQTYFEGAQFVHFMLGPATVALGMPLYDNLRRVRKAALPLVAALLAGSVTAVVSALAIGKAFGLSEVMLASLAPKSTTAPVAIGIAEGLGGEPTITAVLVLVTGIFGAIIATPLLNALGIRDWRARGFSLGVAAHGIGTARAFQVNETAGAFAGIGMGLNAVLTSIIAPLALYLFQ; from the coding sequence ATGACCGACGCGGCGCTGATCTGGAGCTATCTGACCCAAGGCCCGCTGCTGTGGCTGACGGCGACGCTGATCGCCTATTGGCTGGGCGACAGCTTCTTCCGCGCCATGGGCCGGCAAAGCTGGGCCAATCCGGTGCTGTGCGCGGTGATCCTGCTGGCCTGCGTGCTGGGGCTGACCGGCACCAGCTACCAGACCTATTTCGAGGGCGCGCAATTCGTGCATTTCATGCTGGGCCCGGCCACGGTGGCGCTGGGAATGCCGCTTTACGACAACCTGCGCCGGGTCAGGAAGGCGGCCCTGCCGCTGGTCGCGGCGCTGCTGGCGGGGTCGGTGACGGCGGTGGTCTCGGCCCTGGCCATCGGCAAGGCTTTCGGGCTGTCCGAGGTGATGCTGGCCAGCCTGGCGCCGAAATCCACCACCGCGCCCGTGGCCATCGGCATCGCCGAGGGGCTGGGCGGAGAGCCGACGATCACCGCCGTCCTGGTGCTGGTCACGGGCATCTTCGGCGCCATCATCGCCACGCCGCTGCTGAATGCCCTGGGGATCCGCGACTGGCGGGCGCGCGGCTTTTCGCTGGGCGTGGCCGCGCATGGCATCGGCACCGCCCGCGCCTTTCAGGTGAACGAGACCGCCGGCGCCTTCGCCGGGATCGGCATGGGGCTGAACGCGGTGCTGACCTCGATCATCGCGCCGCTGGCGCTGTATCTGTTTCAGTAA
- a CDS encoding GNAT family N-acetyltransferase has translation MVQPTIHVAHEDYGSSGRYVATLPGIEGEAELTWHAGGPGIIVADHTYAPDAMRGSGAAAAMVQRLVADARARGVLIVPACSYVRAQFQRHPEWSDLYADA, from the coding sequence ATGGTGCAACCGACCATTCATGTCGCGCATGAGGATTACGGCAGCTCGGGCCGCTATGTCGCCACCCTGCCCGGGATCGAGGGCGAGGCCGAGCTGACCTGGCATGCCGGCGGCCCCGGCATCATCGTCGCCGACCACACCTATGCCCCCGACGCCATGCGCGGCAGCGGCGCCGCCGCGGCCATGGTCCAGCGCCTGGTCGCGGATGCGCGGGCGCGCGGCGTGCTGATCGTGCCGGCCTGCAGCTATGTGCGCGCCCAGTTCCAGCGCCATCCCGAGTGGTCCGACCTTTATGCCGACGCCTGA
- a CDS encoding chromosome segregation SMC family protein: protein MRFDRLRLNGFKSFVDPTDLVIHEGLTGVVGPNGCGKSNLLEALRWVMGENRPTAMRGEGMEDVIFAGTARRSARAHAEVTLTIDNKQRLAPAGLNDADTLDITRRITRDAGSAYRINGKEVRARDVQMLFADASTGAHSPALVRQGQISELINAKPKARRRVLEEAAGISGLYQRRHEAELKLNAAEANLTRVDDTLDQLSTQAASLARQARAAARYREIGAALRRAEGVLLYCRWAEAEQAKAGTAEALRAAIRAATDAEAHARRAIAAREAAEAKLPPLREEEQVASAILSRATVEREALDEAEARAAQAIQTLLARIAQLDRDIERESALNRDAGEVIARLEWERRELEKAGQGHDERLEAAGTAAEEAAEALREVEAKLAELTDESARLAARHQSAERLVHDLRQMQDRATRAAAEAEAAAARAAEAGTEAASAREAAEAAQEEARDRVEQTEEALAAAEEARAALEAEESVARSARAEAEGEVSALNAEMAALKRLVERGNSGGSILDLVRVARGYETAFGAALGDDLGVGLAEDGSGWHRLPGYDAPQPLPAGAEPLAPHVDGPEALARRLSQVGLVADVEMGAAMQAQLAPGQRLVTRDGDLFRWDGMRVMAGEAASSAALHLQKVNQLAELTEHVETAQARAEDAQAAHQALRDRHLAATEAEKRARDARREAERGLSDAVRAVTRAESELSMAQSRAESARAELARHREDALDARARLAEAERALAELPDRGAAASALDHARMGVEAARIATLTRRGALDELRREANARTKRLQEIAKEESGWRLRLDQAGTRAAELAARRDQAAADLEEAEAQPEILAERREVLTEAEAQAAARLARARDALSAADQALRLAAEAEREAERAASDARESRAAREARAEAAIEAEAAARLRIHEELEATPEALLEFLGEVEEIAAEALEEQIARLRQSRDALGAVNLRAEEDKRELETERDRLGAEKEDLTEAIRKLRQGIGSLNREGRERLLSAFDTVNANFTTLFTHLFGGGEARLVLVESDDPLEAGLEIMCQPPGKKLSTLSLLSGGEQTLTALALIFAVFLANPAPICVLDEVDAPLDDANVTRFCDLMDEMTRRTDTRFLVITHHAVTMSRMDRLFGVTMVEQGVSQLVSVDLKRAEALVA, encoded by the coding sequence TTGCGTTTCGACCGCCTGCGCCTCAATGGTTTCAAGAGCTTCGTGGACCCGACCGATCTGGTCATCCACGAGGGCCTGACCGGCGTGGTCGGCCCGAACGGCTGCGGCAAGTCGAACCTGCTGGAGGCGCTGCGCTGGGTCATGGGCGAAAACCGGCCCACCGCCATGCGCGGCGAGGGGATGGAGGACGTGATCTTTGCCGGCACCGCCCGGCGCTCCGCCCGCGCCCATGCCGAGGTCACGCTGACCATCGACAACAAGCAGCGCCTTGCCCCCGCCGGGCTGAACGACGCCGACACGCTGGACATCACCCGCCGCATCACCCGCGACGCCGGTTCGGCCTATCGCATCAACGGGAAAGAGGTGCGGGCGCGCGACGTGCAGATGCTGTTCGCGGATGCCTCGACCGGGGCGCATTCGCCGGCGCTGGTGCGGCAGGGACAGATTTCCGAGCTGATCAACGCCAAGCCCAAGGCGCGCCGCCGGGTGCTGGAGGAGGCGGCGGGGATTTCCGGCCTCTACCAGCGCCGGCACGAGGCCGAGCTGAAGCTGAACGCGGCCGAGGCGAACCTGACCCGCGTCGACGACACGCTGGACCAGCTGTCCACGCAGGCCGCCAGCCTGGCCCGGCAGGCCCGCGCCGCCGCGCGCTATCGCGAGATCGGCGCCGCCCTGCGCCGGGCCGAGGGCGTGCTGCTTTATTGCCGCTGGGCCGAGGCCGAGCAGGCCAAGGCCGGGACGGCCGAGGCTTTGCGGGCCGCGATCCGCGCCGCCACTGATGCCGAGGCCCATGCCCGCCGCGCCATCGCCGCCCGCGAGGCGGCCGAGGCGAAGCTGCCGCCGCTGCGCGAGGAGGAGCAGGTCGCGAGCGCCATCCTGTCCCGCGCCACCGTCGAGCGCGAGGCGCTGGACGAGGCCGAGGCCCGCGCCGCCCAGGCGATCCAGACGCTTCTGGCGCGCATCGCCCAGCTCGACCGCGACATCGAGCGGGAATCGGCGCTGAACCGCGACGCCGGCGAAGTGATCGCGCGGCTGGAATGGGAAAGGCGCGAGCTGGAAAAGGCCGGGCAGGGCCATGACGAACGGCTGGAGGCCGCCGGCACCGCCGCCGAGGAAGCCGCCGAGGCGTTGCGCGAGGTCGAGGCCAAGCTGGCCGAGCTGACCGACGAATCCGCCCGCCTCGCCGCCCGTCACCAATCCGCCGAGCGGCTGGTCCACGACCTGCGGCAGATGCAGGACCGCGCCACCCGCGCCGCCGCCGAGGCCGAGGCGGCCGCCGCCCGCGCCGCCGAGGCCGGCACCGAGGCCGCGAGCGCCCGCGAAGCCGCCGAGGCGGCGCAGGAGGAAGCCCGCGACCGCGTCGAGCAGACCGAGGAGGCGCTGGCCGCGGCCGAGGAGGCCCGCGCCGCGCTGGAGGCCGAGGAATCCGTCGCCCGCTCGGCCCGCGCCGAGGCCGAGGGCGAGGTCTCGGCGCTGAATGCCGAGATGGCGGCGCTGAAGCGTCTGGTGGAACGCGGCAATAGCGGCGGCTCGATCCTGGATCTGGTGCGCGTGGCGCGCGGCTACGAGACCGCCTTCGGCGCGGCGCTGGGCGACGACCTGGGCGTGGGGCTGGCCGAGGACGGCTCGGGCTGGCATCGGCTGCCGGGCTATGACGCGCCGCAGCCGCTGCCGGCGGGCGCCGAGCCGCTGGCGCCGCATGTGGACGGTCCCGAGGCGCTGGCGCGGCGGCTGTCGCAGGTCGGGCTGGTCGCGGATGTGGAAATGGGTGCGGCGATGCAGGCGCAGCTCGCCCCCGGCCAGCGGCTGGTGACGCGGGACGGAGACCTGTTCCGCTGGGACGGCATGCGGGTGATGGCGGGCGAGGCGGCCTCCTCGGCCGCGCTGCATCTGCAAAAGGTCAACCAGCTGGCCGAGCTGACCGAACATGTCGAGACCGCGCAGGCCCGCGCCGAGGATGCGCAGGCCGCGCATCAGGCGCTGCGCGACCGCCACCTGGCCGCGACCGAGGCCGAGAAGCGCGCCCGCGATGCAAGGCGCGAGGCCGAGCGTGGGCTGTCGGATGCCGTGCGCGCCGTCACCCGCGCCGAATCCGAGCTGTCCATGGCGCAAAGCCGCGCCGAATCGGCCCGCGCCGAACTGGCCCGGCATCGCGAGGATGCGCTGGACGCCCGCGCCCGGCTGGCCGAGGCCGAGCGGGCGCTGGCCGAACTGCCCGATCGCGGCGCCGCGGCCTCGGCGCTGGACCATGCCCGCATGGGCGTCGAGGCGGCGCGCATCGCCACCCTGACCCGGCGCGGCGCGCTGGACGAGCTGCGGCGCGAGGCGAATGCCCGCACCAAGCGCCTGCAAGAGATCGCCAAGGAGGAATCCGGCTGGCGGCTGCGGCTGGATCAGGCCGGCACCCGTGCCGCCGAACTCGCCGCCCGTCGCGACCAGGCCGCGGCCGATCTGGAGGAGGCCGAGGCCCAGCCCGAGATCCTCGCCGAGCGCCGCGAGGTGCTGACCGAGGCCGAGGCGCAGGCCGCCGCCCGGCTGGCCCGCGCCCGCGATGCGCTGTCCGCCGCCGACCAGGCGCTGCGCCTTGCCGCCGAGGCCGAGCGCGAGGCCGAGCGCGCCGCATCCGACGCGCGCGAGAGCCGCGCCGCCCGCGAGGCCCGGGCCGAGGCCGCCATCGAGGCCGAAGCCGCCGCCCGCCTGCGCATCCATGAGGAGCTTGAGGCCACGCCCGAGGCGCTGCTGGAATTCCTGGGCGAGGTCGAGGAGATCGCCGCCGAGGCGCTGGAGGAGCAGATCGCCCGGCTGCGCCAGAGCCGCGACGCGCTGGGGGCCGTGAACCTGCGCGCCGAGGAGGACAAGCGCGAGCTGGAGACCGAGCGCGACCGGCTGGGCGCCGAGAAAGAGGACCTGACCGAGGCGATCCGCAAGCTGCGCCAGGGCATCGGCAGCCTGAACCGCGAGGGGCGCGAGCGGCTGCTTTCGGCCTTCGACACGGTGAACGCCAATTTCACCACCCTGTTCACGCATCTGTTCGGCGGCGGCGAGGCACGGCTGGTGCTGGTCGAATCCGACGACCCGCTGGAGGCGGGGCTGGAGATCATGTGCCAGCCGCCGGGGAAAAAGCTCAGCACCCTCAGCCTGCTCTCGGGCGGCGAGCAGACGCTGACGGCGCTGGCGCTGATCTTCGCGGTCTTTCTCGCCAATCCGGCACCGATCTGCGTGCTGGACGAGGTGGACGCGCCGCTGGACGACGCCAACGTCACCCGATTCTGCGACCTGATGGACGAGATGACGCGGCGCACCGACACCCGCTTCCTTGTGATCACCCACCACGCCGTCACCATGTCGCGCATGGACCGGCTGTTCGGCGTGACCATGGTCGAGCAGGGGGTCAGCCAGCTGGTCAGCGTCGACCTGAAGCGCGCGGAAGCTCTGGTGGCCTGA
- the mmsB gene encoding multiple monosaccharide ABC transporter permease, whose protein sequence is MSDTTTERRGDTFGFIRRNIREYGILFALIIIMAFFQVVTGGILFRPVNLTNLFLQNSHIVIMAVGMLLVIVSGHIDLSVGSVAAFVGALAALMVVRMGLPIPVVVVLSLAAGAIIGGIQGYWIAYWKIPSFIVTLAGMLVFRGLTMWILQGQSIGPFPRGFQMIASGFIPDLFGPDKPNTLSLILGWGAALVILWLQIRGRKREEAVGIADEPFAFFAAKNALIFMALVWMSWVLANFRGLPNVFIVMAVLVALYAFVSERTTLGRRIYAIGGNAKAAKLSGINAERVVFLTFMNMGMLAALAGIVVSARLNSATPKAGVGFELDVIAAVFIGGASMAGGVGTVIGAVVGAFIMGVMNNGMSILGIGIDYQQVIKGLVLMAAVIFDVSNKSKS, encoded by the coding sequence ATGTCTGACACCACCACCGAACGCCGCGGCGACACCTTCGGCTTCATCCGCCGCAACATCCGCGAATACGGCATCCTCTTCGCGCTGATCATCATCATGGCCTTCTTCCAGGTGGTGACCGGCGGCATCCTGTTCCGGCCGGTGAACCTGACCAACCTGTTCCTGCAGAACAGCCATATCGTCATCATGGCGGTCGGCATGCTCCTGGTCATCGTCTCGGGCCATATCGACCTGTCGGTCGGCTCGGTCGCGGCCTTCGTCGGCGCGCTGGCGGCGCTGATGGTGGTGCGCATGGGCCTGCCGATCCCGGTGGTGGTGGTGCTGAGCCTGGCGGCCGGCGCGATCATCGGCGGCATCCAGGGCTACTGGATCGCCTATTGGAAGATCCCCAGCTTCATCGTCACCCTGGCCGGGATGCTGGTGTTCCGCGGCCTGACCATGTGGATCCTGCAGGGCCAGTCGATCGGCCCCTTCCCGCGCGGCTTCCAGATGATCGCCTCGGGCTTCATCCCGGACCTGTTCGGGCCGGACAAGCCCAATACCCTGTCCCTGATCCTGGGCTGGGGCGCGGCGCTGGTGATCCTGTGGCTGCAGATCCGCGGCCGCAAGCGCGAAGAGGCGGTGGGCATCGCCGACGAGCCTTTCGCCTTCTTCGCCGCCAAGAACGCGCTGATCTTCATGGCTCTGGTCTGGATGAGCTGGGTCCTGGCGAATTTCCGCGGCCTGCCCAACGTCTTCATCGTCATGGCGGTGCTGGTGGCGCTTTACGCCTTCGTGTCAGAGCGCACGACGCTGGGCCGGCGCATCTATGCCATCGGCGGCAATGCCAAGGCCGCCAAGCTCTCGGGCATCAATGCCGAGCGGGTGGTGTTCCTGACCTTCATGAACATGGGCATGCTGGCGGCGCTGGCGGGGATCGTGGTCTCGGCCCGGCTGAACTCGGCCACGCCCAAGGCCGGCGTCGGGTTCGAGCTGGACGTGATCGCGGCGGTGTTCATCGGCGGCGCCTCGATGGCCGGCGGCGTCGGCACGGTGATCGGCGCGGTGGTCGGCGCCTTCATCATGGGGGTGATGAACAACGGCATGTCGATCCTGGGCATCGGCATCGACTATCAGCAGGTCATCAAGGGGCTGGTGCTGATGGCCGCGGTGATCTTCGACGTCTCGAACAAGAGCAAGTCGTGA